Proteins from one Streptomyces sp. NBC_00289 genomic window:
- a CDS encoding RDD family protein, translated as MSAPTPAPGDDRPREGFYPDPSIPGYVRYWNGAAWVPGTSRPAPTDGGSLAPPTGAPPAHTHAPAPESASASASAEETGPFFFDEDPVATSAPSAPSVPDARHGSRPEPASAWGADRSRQAGFGGEQDRRVSWGSPQGPDPRLPAGDPARPDDRAAPTDGPATAPPAGPAPSDAGGAGGTFVFRRPTAGQGDSPAGSTATPGASAPAATPHIPGPGGPAADEGTMTFRALSPRAGQQHPAPGAQTGGTNPAGPSAQAGGPGAGGQPASADGGFGGPVAARGDAAAGGPGAPGFGAGKAAAARAAASQAAPASAALSGPQQAAPASGPQSAPSARAASSAPAAPSAHAAAPAPVAPSTPAASSAPSASSAPGRQAAAPAVPQQAAGPQQEAASAPMAAGSGGGQPSWAQQVHRLAGAPGDDQPVTPWKPPVEDVFQAAARRQSEARPAGLGKRLTARLIDTVVLAGVTGAAAVPLGTRALDHVNEKIDAAKLSGETVTVWLLDGTTSVYLGIVLAVLLVFGVLYEVLPTARWGRTLGKKLLGLEVRDIEGHEPPTFGGALRRWLVYSVPGLLVVGVVGVLWGLFDRPWHQCWHDKAAHTFVAG; from the coding sequence ATGAGCGCCCCAACCCCGGCCCCCGGTGACGACAGGCCCCGCGAAGGGTTTTACCCGGACCCGTCCATTCCTGGATATGTCCGGTACTGGAACGGTGCCGCGTGGGTGCCCGGCACCAGCCGTCCGGCGCCCACGGACGGCGGGTCGCTCGCACCACCGACCGGCGCACCACCGGCGCACACACACGCGCCCGCGCCCGAATCGGCTTCGGCTTCGGCTTCGGCTGAGGAGACAGGCCCGTTCTTCTTCGACGAGGACCCGGTCGCCACCTCCGCCCCCTCCGCCCCCTCCGTCCCCGACGCCCGCCACGGCAGCCGGCCCGAGCCCGCGTCCGCCTGGGGCGCCGACCGGTCCCGGCAGGCCGGCTTCGGCGGCGAGCAGGACCGCCGGGTGTCCTGGGGCTCCCCGCAGGGCCCCGACCCGCGGCTGCCGGCCGGCGACCCCGCGCGGCCCGACGACCGCGCCGCCCCCACGGACGGCCCGGCGACGGCGCCGCCCGCGGGCCCGGCGCCCTCGGACGCGGGCGGCGCCGGCGGGACGTTCGTGTTCCGCCGGCCGACGGCGGGTCAGGGCGACAGCCCGGCCGGCAGCACCGCGACACCCGGCGCCTCCGCGCCGGCGGCCACTCCGCACATCCCCGGTCCCGGCGGCCCCGCCGCCGACGAGGGCACCATGACCTTCCGTGCGCTCTCCCCGCGCGCGGGGCAGCAGCACCCGGCGCCCGGGGCGCAGACCGGCGGCACGAACCCGGCGGGCCCGTCGGCGCAGGCGGGCGGCCCCGGCGCGGGCGGTCAACCGGCGTCGGCGGACGGCGGCTTCGGCGGGCCGGTGGCGGCCCGTGGAGACGCGGCGGCCGGTGGGCCGGGAGCGCCCGGCTTCGGTGCCGGGAAGGCCGCTGCCGCCCGCGCCGCGGCGTCCCAGGCCGCCCCGGCCTCGGCGGCCCTGTCCGGACCGCAGCAGGCGGCCCCGGCCTCCGGCCCGCAGTCCGCCCCGTCGGCCCGTGCGGCATCCTCCGCTCCCGCCGCCCCGTCGGCCCATGCCGCTGCTCCAGCCCCTGTCGCCCCCTCGACACCCGCCGCTTCCTCCGCCCCCTCGGCGTCCTCCGCCCCCGGTCGGCAGGCGGCGGCGCCGGCGGTGCCCCAGCAGGCCGCCGGACCCCAGCAGGAGGCGGCTTCCGCCCCGATGGCCGCCGGTTCCGGTGGCGGTCAGCCCTCGTGGGCGCAGCAGGTGCACCGGCTGGCGGGGGCGCCCGGCGACGATCAGCCCGTCACGCCCTGGAAGCCGCCGGTCGAGGACGTGTTCCAGGCGGCCGCCCGGCGGCAGTCGGAGGCCAGGCCCGCCGGGCTCGGCAAGCGGCTCACGGCCCGGCTGATCGACACCGTCGTCCTGGCCGGCGTCACCGGGGCGGCCGCCGTACCGCTCGGCACCCGGGCGCTCGACCACGTCAACGAGAAGATCGACGCGGCCAAGCTCTCCGGCGAGACCGTCACGGTCTGGCTGCTCGACGGCACGACCTCGGTGTACCTCGGCATCGTCCTGGCCGTCCTGCTCGTCTTCGGCGTCCTCTACGAGGTGCTGCCCACGGCCAGGTGGGGCCGCACCCTCGGCAAGAAGCTGCTGGGCCTGGAGGTACGGGACATCGAGGGCCACGAGCCCCCGACCTTCGGCGGAGCCCTGCGCCGCTGGCTCGTCTACAGTGTGCCCGGCCTGCTCGTGGTGGGTGTCGTGGGTGTCCTGTGGGGCCTGTTCGACCGGCCGTGGCACCAGTGCTGGCACGACAAGGCCGCGCATACGTTCGTGGCGGGATGA
- a CDS encoding RDD family protein, translated as MSSEPPPGSGQQPPEDDPFRKQPPPGAPGPGSGPPSDAPHGSRPPPHQGGPYGGDPYGGGPGGGGPGGPGGGDPYGGGGPYGGGPGGPGGPYASDPLAGMPPLADSGKRTLARIIDMIMVGVVVWLLTWAFNVREYEVDSDKFEVGRSFAQSLVAAVLYIAYDTILISRSGQTLGKKWLGMRVANLDNGATPSVQNTLVRSAVLWIPFAFCCACIWTAIAGGWSFFDKPYKQGLHDKAAKTVVVRTG; from the coding sequence ATGAGCAGCGAACCGCCTCCCGGCTCCGGTCAGCAGCCACCGGAGGACGACCCGTTCAGGAAGCAGCCCCCGCCCGGCGCACCCGGCCCGGGTTCGGGCCCGCCGTCCGACGCCCCGCACGGCAGCCGGCCCCCGCCCCACCAGGGCGGCCCCTACGGCGGCGACCCCTACGGCGGCGGTCCGGGCGGCGGCGGTCCGGGCGGTCCGGGCGGAGGTGATCCCTACGGCGGCGGCGGCCCCTACGGCGGTGGTCCCGGCGGCCCCGGCGGCCCCTACGCCTCGGACCCGTTGGCCGGGATGCCGCCGCTCGCCGACAGCGGCAAGCGCACGCTGGCCCGGATCATCGACATGATCATGGTGGGCGTCGTGGTCTGGCTGCTGACCTGGGCCTTCAACGTCCGCGAGTACGAGGTGGACAGCGACAAGTTCGAGGTCGGCAGGTCCTTCGCGCAGTCGCTGGTCGCCGCGGTCCTCTACATCGCCTACGACACGATCCTGATCAGCAGGTCGGGGCAGACGCTCGGCAAGAAGTGGCTGGGCATGCGGGTGGCCAACCTGGACAACGGCGCCACGCCCTCCGTGCAGAACACACTGGTCCGCTCAGCCGTGCTGTGGATTCCGTTCGCCTTCTGCTGCGCCTGTATCTGGACCGCGATCGCGGGCGGCTGGAGCTTCTTCGACAAGCCCTACAAGCAGGGCCTGCACGACAAGGCGGCCAAGACGGTGGTCGTCAGGACCGGCTGA
- a CDS encoding immune inhibitor A domain-containing protein, translating into MTGRSWTFRTAATVVALAAASATFSAFAVAQAADGGSAASATVDRHDPQPVKTKKHDLDGPLTKTQDAQHQEALDQVISGAASVKDRNGSKVVKLKGKDKYVELGREKTDKIFTILVEFGDQVDSRYGGTAGPAHNTIAAPDRKKDNSTAWQADYNQAHFQDLYFGTGKKTESLKKYYEKQSSGRYSVEGEVTDWVKVPYNEARYGSNKASTGAWYAVQDGVNAWVAEREAAGDTAAEIKTELAEFDQWDRYDYDGDGNFNEPDGYIDHFQIVHAGEDESAGGGAQGEDAIWAHRWYAFGTDAGATGPDTNKLGGTQIGDTGVWVGDYTIQPENGGLGVFAHEYGHDLGLPDEYDTAGGENSTGFWTLMSSGSWLGTGKQSIGDLPGDMNAWDKLQLGWLDYDVAKAGVKSAHRLGVAEYNTKNAQALVVQLPEKEVTTQVVAPAQGASQWWSGSGNDLRNSLSRSVDLTGKTSASLTLDAWWDIEQDYDYLYTEVSTDGANWTPVDGTLADGTAIPRDGSDKPALTGTVAAYQKLTFPLDAYAGKKVDLRFRYATDGGVAQKGFAADEITVTADGATVFADNAESADAAWTADGFSLIGASITDDYAQYYIAENRQYVSYDKVLKVGPYNYGFSTTRPDWVEHYAYQNGLLIWKWDTSQADDNTSAHAGEGLILPIDSHPTPLKWADGTLMRNRIQAFDSTFSWYPTDAITLHKADVATKIKARAGVPVFDDAKSSYYDASNPYAGVKITDTNTRIKIVKEPLSGSTITLQVGPSAK; encoded by the coding sequence GTGACGGGTAGATCCTGGACGTTCAGAACGGCAGCGACGGTCGTCGCCCTTGCGGCGGCCTCGGCCACGTTCTCTGCGTTCGCCGTGGCACAGGCCGCGGACGGCGGGTCCGCGGCGAGCGCCACGGTGGACCGGCATGATCCGCAGCCGGTCAAGACGAAGAAGCACGACCTCGACGGGCCCCTGACGAAGACTCAGGACGCGCAGCACCAGGAAGCGCTGGACCAGGTCATATCGGGCGCCGCGTCCGTCAAGGACCGCAACGGCTCGAAGGTCGTCAAGCTCAAGGGCAAGGACAAGTACGTCGAGCTGGGCCGCGAGAAGACCGACAAGATCTTCACGATCCTGGTCGAGTTCGGCGACCAGGTCGACAGCCGCTACGGCGGCACGGCGGGCCCGGCGCACAACACGATCGCCGCGCCGGACCGCAAGAAGGACAACAGCACGGCCTGGCAGGCGGACTACAACCAGGCGCACTTCCAGGACCTGTACTTCGGCACCGGCAAGAAGACCGAGTCGCTGAAGAAGTACTACGAGAAGCAGTCCTCGGGCCGCTACTCGGTCGAGGGCGAAGTGACCGACTGGGTCAAGGTCCCCTACAACGAGGCCCGCTACGGCTCCAACAAGGCCTCCACCGGCGCCTGGTACGCGGTCCAGGACGGCGTGAACGCCTGGGTCGCCGAGCGCGAGGCGGCCGGCGACACCGCCGCCGAGATCAAGACGGAACTGGCCGAGTTCGACCAGTGGGACCGTTACGACTACGACGGCGACGGCAACTTCAACGAGCCCGACGGCTACATCGACCACTTCCAGATCGTGCACGCCGGCGAGGACGAGTCCGCGGGCGGCGGCGCCCAGGGCGAGGACGCGATCTGGGCCCACCGCTGGTACGCCTTCGGCACCGACGCCGGCGCCACCGGCCCGGACACCAACAAGCTCGGCGGCACCCAGATCGGCGACACCGGCGTCTGGGTCGGCGACTACACCATCCAGCCGGAGAACGGCGGCCTGGGCGTCTTCGCCCACGAGTACGGCCACGACCTCGGCCTGCCCGACGAGTACGACACGGCCGGCGGCGAGAACTCCACCGGTTTCTGGACCCTGATGTCGTCCGGCTCCTGGCTCGGTACCGGCAAGCAGTCCATCGGCGACCTGCCCGGTGACATGAACGCCTGGGACAAGCTCCAGCTCGGCTGGCTCGACTACGACGTCGCCAAGGCGGGCGTGAAGTCCGCCCACAGGCTGGGCGTGGCGGAGTACAACACCAAGAACGCCCAGGCCCTCGTGGTCCAGTTGCCGGAGAAGGAGGTCACCACCCAGGTGGTCGCCCCGGCGCAGGGCGCCTCGCAGTGGTGGAGCGGCAGCGGCAACGACCTGCGCAACTCCCTGTCCCGCTCGGTCGACCTGACCGGCAAGACCAGCGCGAGCCTCACGCTCGACGCCTGGTGGGACATCGAGCAGGACTACGACTACCTCTACACCGAGGTCTCCACCGACGGCGCCAACTGGACGCCCGTCGACGGAACCCTGGCCGACGGCACCGCCATCCCGCGCGACGGCAGCGACAAGCCCGCCCTCACCGGCACGGTGGCCGCCTACCAGAAGCTGACGTTCCCGCTCGACGCCTACGCGGGCAAGAAGGTCGACCTGCGCTTCCGCTACGCCACCGACGGGGGCGTGGCCCAGAAGGGCTTCGCGGCCGACGAGATCACGGTGACCGCCGACGGCGCCACCGTCTTCGCCGACAACGCCGAGTCCGCTGACGCGGCCTGGACGGCGGACGGCTTCTCGCTCATCGGCGCGTCCATCACGGACGACTACGCCCAGTACTACATCGCCGAGAACCGCCAGTACGTCTCGTACGACAAGGTGTTGAAGGTCGGCCCGTACAACTACGGCTTCTCGACGACCCGTCCGGACTGGGTGGAGCACTACGCCTACCAGAACGGTCTGCTGATCTGGAAGTGGGACACCTCCCAGGCGGACGACAACACCAGCGCCCACGCGGGTGAGGGTCTGATCCTTCCCATCGACTCGCACCCGACCCCGCTGAAGTGGGCCGACGGCACCCTGATGCGCAACCGCATCCAGGCCTTCGACTCCACCTTCAGCTGGTACCCGACGGACGCGATCACGCTGCACAAGGCGGATGTCGCGACCAAGATCAAGGCGCGTGCGGGTGTCCCGGTCTTCGATGACGCCAAGTCGTCGTACTACGACGCGTCGAACCCGTACGCGGGCGTCAAGATCACTGACACCAACACCCGGATCAAGATTGTCAAGGAGCCGCTGAGCGGCTCGACGATCACGCTCCAGGTCGGACCCTCCGCGAAGTAG
- a CDS encoding nicotinamidase, with protein sequence MRRALIVVDVQNDFCEGGSLAVTGGADVAAAITELIGQAPAGYRHVVATRDHHIAPGGHFADNPDFVHSWPAHCVAGTEGVGFHPNFAPAVASGAIDAVFDKGAYAAAYSGFEGHDENGVSLGDWLRARDVDEVDVVGIATDHCVRATALDSVREGFRTQVLLDLTAGVAEDTTGRALDELREAGVELSGKPVV encoded by the coding sequence ATGCGCCGCGCCTTGATCGTCGTTGACGTGCAGAACGACTTCTGCGAGGGGGGCAGCCTCGCGGTGACCGGGGGCGCCGACGTGGCCGCCGCCATCACCGAGCTGATCGGGCAGGCGCCCGCCGGCTATCGGCACGTGGTGGCGACCCGCGACCACCACATCGCCCCCGGCGGCCACTTCGCCGACAACCCCGACTTCGTCCACTCCTGGCCCGCGCACTGCGTGGCCGGCACCGAGGGGGTGGGCTTCCACCCGAACTTCGCCCCGGCCGTCGCCTCCGGCGCGATCGACGCCGTCTTCGACAAGGGGGCGTACGCCGCGGCGTACAGCGGCTTCGAGGGGCACGACGAGAACGGGGTCTCGCTCGGCGACTGGCTGCGGGCCCGGGACGTCGACGAGGTGGACGTCGTGGGCATCGCGACCGACCACTGCGTGCGGGCCACCGCGCTGGACTCGGTGCGGGAGGGTTTCCGCACGCAGGTCCTGCTCGACCTCACCGCCGGAGTGGCCGAGGACACCACCGGCCGGGCCCTGGATGAGCTGCGGGAGGCCGGGGTCGAGCTCTCCGGGAAGCCGGTCGTCTGA
- a CDS encoding nicotinate phosphoribosyltransferase, with translation MNTADLGLPVDVPSTALFTDQYELTMLQAALKAGTAERRSVFEAFTRRLPDGRRYGVVAGTGRVLDAVENFRFDAGVLGFLRERQIVDEQTLEWLASYRFGGDVWGYPEGEVYFPGSPILRVEGTFAECVLLETVILSILNHDSAIAAAASRMSAAAGGRPLIEMGARRTHELAAVAAARAAYVGGFTTTSDLAAGFRYGIPTVGTSAHAFTLLHDHERDAFQAQVNSLGRGTTLLVDTYDVTEAVRAAVEVAGPELGAVRIDSGDLLLVAHRVRQQLDELGATGTKIIVTSDLDEYAIASLAAAPVDAYGVGTQLVTGSGHPTASMVYKLVARAETADPKAPLVSVAKKSTGGKTSVGGRKWAARRLDAHGVAEAEVVGTGPVPAELADRQLLVELVKGGEVVAREPLDVPRERHTAARGNLPLSATQLSRGEPVIPTEYVHGRSGS, from the coding sequence ATGAACACAGCGGACCTTGGCCTGCCGGTGGACGTTCCCTCGACGGCACTCTTCACGGACCAGTACGAGCTCACCATGCTGCAGGCCGCTCTCAAGGCGGGCACCGCCGAGCGGCGCAGCGTGTTCGAGGCCTTCACCCGGCGACTGCCGGACGGGCGCCGCTACGGCGTCGTCGCGGGGACCGGCCGGGTGCTGGACGCCGTGGAGAACTTCCGTTTCGACGCGGGCGTCCTCGGCTTCCTGCGCGAGCGGCAGATCGTCGACGAGCAGACCCTCGAGTGGCTCGCCTCCTACCGCTTCGGCGGTGACGTCTGGGGCTACCCCGAGGGCGAGGTGTACTTCCCCGGCTCGCCGATCCTGCGAGTGGAGGGCACCTTCGCGGAGTGCGTGCTCCTGGAGACCGTGATCCTGTCCATCCTCAACCACGACTCGGCGATCGCCGCCGCGGCCTCCCGCATGTCCGCCGCCGCCGGCGGCCGCCCGCTGATCGAGATGGGCGCCCGGCGCACGCACGAGCTGGCCGCGGTCGCCGCCGCGCGGGCCGCGTACGTCGGCGGCTTCACCACCACCTCCGACCTCGCGGCCGGTTTCCGTTACGGCATCCCGACGGTCGGGACGAGCGCGCACGCCTTCACCCTGCTGCACGACCACGAGCGGGACGCCTTCCAGGCGCAGGTGAACTCGCTGGGCCGGGGCACCACCCTCCTCGTGGACACGTACGACGTCACCGAGGCCGTCCGGGCGGCCGTCGAGGTCGCCGGGCCCGAGCTGGGCGCGGTCCGCATCGACTCCGGCGACCTGCTGCTCGTCGCGCACCGGGTGCGGCAGCAGCTGGACGAGCTGGGCGCGACCGGCACGAAGATCATCGTGACCTCGGACCTCGACGAGTACGCGATCGCCTCGCTGGCCGCGGCGCCCGTGGACGCGTACGGCGTCGGCACCCAGCTGGTGACCGGCTCCGGCCACCCGACGGCGTCGATGGTCTACAAGCTGGTCGCGCGCGCGGAGACGGCCGACCCGAAGGCACCGCTGGTGTCGGTGGCGAAGAAGTCCACCGGCGGCAAGACGTCCGTCGGCGGCCGCAAGTGGGCCGCGCGTCGTCTGGACGCGCACGGGGTGGCGGAGGCGGAGGTCGTCGGCACCGGGCCGGTACCGGCCGAACTCGCCGACCGCCAGTTGCTGGTCGAGCTCGTCAAGGGCGGCGAGGTCGTCGCGCGCGAACCGCTCGACGTGCCCCGCGAGCGGCACACGGCCGCCCGCGGCAACCTGCCGCTGTCGGCGACCCAGCTCTCCCGCGGCGAACCCGTCATCCCGACGGAGTACGTGCACGGGCGCTCGGGTAGCTAG
- the clpS gene encoding ATP-dependent Clp protease adapter ClpS has translation MGSVTSPAPLEIERTESAEEVFAVPEPDVPWVTIVHNDPVNLMSYVTYVFQTYFGYTKDKATKLMMDVHHKGRAVVSSGSREEMERDVQAMHGYGLWATLQQDRK, from the coding sequence ATGGGCTCTGTGACGTCACCCGCTCCCCTTGAGATCGAACGCACCGAGTCGGCGGAGGAGGTCTTCGCCGTACCCGAGCCGGACGTCCCCTGGGTCACGATCGTGCACAACGACCCGGTCAACCTCATGAGCTACGTGACGTACGTCTTCCAGACGTACTTCGGCTACACGAAGGACAAGGCCACCAAGCTCATGATGGACGTCCACCACAAGGGCCGCGCGGTCGTCTCCAGCGGCAGCCGCGAAGAGATGGAACGCGATGTGCAGGCCATGCACGGCTACGGTCTGTGGGCCACCCTCCAGCAGGACCGGAAGTAG
- a CDS encoding DUF2017 domain-containing protein, producing MPGHFEPLPGGGAAVALDDVEISIIRSLAVQLLELIGPGPAEETPEDPLAELFAEGPSEPPADPVLRRLFPDAYGDPEATPGPQAAEEQRAHSSEFRRYTENDLRAGKRESALAVIRSLDVLMSAGDGGAVLKLAPEESKQWLGALNDLRLAIGSRLDISDEDDTDLLYRLPDEDPRKPMVMAYLWLGGLQESLVATLMP from the coding sequence ATGCCAGGACACTTCGAACCGCTCCCCGGCGGCGGCGCGGCCGTCGCCCTCGACGACGTCGAGATCTCCATCATCCGCTCGCTGGCCGTCCAGCTCCTGGAGCTCATCGGCCCCGGCCCCGCCGAGGAGACCCCCGAGGACCCGCTCGCCGAGCTGTTCGCCGAGGGTCCGAGCGAACCGCCCGCCGACCCGGTGCTGCGCCGCCTCTTCCCCGACGCCTACGGCGACCCGGAGGCGACCCCGGGACCTCAGGCTGCCGAGGAGCAGCGGGCGCATTCGTCCGAGTTCCGCCGCTACACCGAGAATGACCTGCGGGCCGGCAAGCGGGAGAGCGCCCTCGCGGTGATCCGCTCCCTCGACGTCCTGATGTCCGCCGGTGACGGCGGGGCGGTCCTGAAGCTGGCGCCGGAGGAGTCGAAGCAGTGGCTCGGCGCCCTCAACGACCTGCGGCTGGCCATCGGTTCCCGGCTGGACATCAGCGACGAGGACGACACCGACCTCCTCTACCGGCTCCCGGACGAGGACCCGCGCAAGCCGATGGTGATGGCCTACCTGTGGCTGGGCGGCCTTCAGGAGTCGCTCGTCGCGACGCTTATGCCCTGA
- a CDS encoding amino acid permease, with product MTSSQVGKAHDGSEAVSGDAPEEGYERGLGSRQVQMIAIGGAIGVGLFLNAGANIAKAGPSLILMYALAGVIIFFIMRALGELLLYRPVSGSFAEYSREFLGPFFGYFTAWTYWLMWVVTGMAELTAAAIYINYWFPSVPQWVSALVFLIVLFVANLISVKVFGEIEFWASMVKVTALIGMIVIGLGVLTFGFSSAGDTAAVANLWQFDGFFPKGIGSSLMTLQGVMFAYLAVELVGVTAGESENPEKTLPKAINTLPWRIALFYVGALTVILCVVKWTEFAPGVSPFVAAFAKIGIPAGAAIVNFVVLTAALSSCNSGMYSTGRMLRNLADNGEAPRGFSKLSATKTPALGITVSVAFMGIGVVLNYVVPEKAFGYVTSVATAAGIWTWLMILISHVLYRRAVEAGRLPASSFPAPGGAVCSYVAIAFLLFVTGLIAYDADSRVCLYVMAGWAAALGIGWAVLKSRNPRIAERREPELENVG from the coding sequence ATGACCTCATCGCAGGTCGGTAAGGCACACGACGGCAGTGAGGCCGTGAGCGGCGACGCCCCAGAAGAGGGGTACGAGCGAGGGCTCGGAAGCCGCCAGGTCCAGATGATCGCGATCGGCGGCGCCATCGGCGTCGGCCTGTTCCTCAACGCCGGGGCCAACATCGCCAAGGCGGGCCCCAGCCTCATCCTGATGTACGCCCTCGCGGGCGTGATCATCTTCTTCATCATGCGGGCGCTCGGCGAACTGCTGCTCTACCGCCCGGTCTCGGGCTCCTTCGCGGAGTACTCCCGAGAGTTCCTCGGCCCGTTCTTCGGCTACTTCACCGCCTGGACGTACTGGCTGATGTGGGTGGTCACCGGCATGGCGGAGCTGACCGCCGCCGCCATCTACATCAACTACTGGTTCCCCTCGGTCCCCCAATGGGTGTCGGCCCTGGTGTTCCTGATCGTCCTCTTCGTGGCCAACCTGATCTCGGTGAAGGTGTTCGGCGAGATCGAGTTCTGGGCCTCGATGGTCAAGGTCACCGCCCTCATCGGCATGATCGTCATCGGTCTGGGCGTCCTCACCTTCGGCTTCAGCTCCGCCGGTGACACGGCCGCCGTCGCCAACCTCTGGCAGTTCGACGGCTTCTTCCCCAAGGGCATCGGCTCGTCCCTGATGACCCTTCAGGGCGTCATGTTCGCCTACCTCGCCGTCGAACTGGTCGGCGTCACGGCCGGCGAGTCCGAGAACCCCGAGAAGACGCTCCCGAAGGCGATCAACACCCTCCCGTGGCGCATCGCCCTCTTCTACGTCGGCGCCCTCACGGTCATCCTCTGCGTCGTGAAGTGGACGGAGTTCGCCCCCGGCGTCAGCCCCTTCGTCGCGGCCTTCGCGAAGATCGGCATCCCGGCCGGCGCGGCCATCGTCAACTTCGTCGTCCTCACCGCCGCCCTGTCCTCCTGCAACTCGGGCATGTACTCCACCGGCCGGATGCTGCGCAACCTCGCGGACAACGGCGAGGCGCCGCGCGGCTTCAGCAAGCTGTCGGCCACCAAGACCCCGGCCCTCGGCATCACGGTCTCCGTCGCCTTCATGGGCATCGGCGTCGTCCTGAACTACGTCGTCCCGGAGAAGGCCTTCGGCTACGTCACCTCGGTGGCCACCGCGGCCGGCATCTGGACCTGGCTGATGATCCTGATCAGCCACGTCCTGTACCGCCGCGCGGTCGAGGCCGGCCGCCTGCCCGCCTCGTCCTTCCCCGCCCCGGGCGGCGCGGTGTGCTCGTACGTCGCCATCGCCTTCCTCCTCTTCGTCACCGGCCTGATCGCCTACGACGCCGACTCCCGGGTCTGTCTCTACGTGATGGCAGGCTGGGCCGCCGCCCTCGGTATCGGCTGGGCGGTCCTCAAGAGCCGCAACCCCCGGATCGCCGAGCGCCGCGAACCGGAACTGGAGAACGTCGGCTGA
- a CDS encoding Mov34/MPN/PAD-1 family protein: MLTITQALFDQIVAHAREDHPDEACGVVAGPEGTDRPERFIPMLNAARSPTFYEFDSQDLLKLYREMDDRDEEPVIVYHSHTATEAHPSRTDISYANEPGAHYVLVSTADTDDAGPFQFRSFRIVEGEVTEEEVRVVETY, from the coding sequence ATGCTGACCATCACCCAGGCCCTGTTCGACCAGATCGTCGCCCACGCGCGCGAGGACCACCCCGACGAGGCGTGCGGCGTGGTCGCGGGCCCGGAGGGCACGGACCGCCCCGAGCGCTTCATCCCCATGCTGAACGCCGCCCGCTCGCCCACGTTCTACGAGTTCGACTCCCAGGACCTCCTCAAGCTGTACCGCGAGATGGACGACCGCGACGAGGAACCGGTGATCGTCTACCACTCGCACACGGCGACCGAGGCCCACCCCTCCCGCACCGACATCTCCTACGCCAACGAGCCCGGCGCCCACTACGTCCTCGTCTCCACCGCGGACACCGACGACGCCGGCCCGTTCCAGTTCCGCTCGTTCCGGATCGTGGAGGGAGAGGTCACGGAGGAGGAGGTCAGGGTGGTGGAAACATACTGA
- a CDS encoding putative leader peptide: MVLHDVSEKTPGTLLVARLHVDLCRLASAIC; the protein is encoded by the coding sequence ATGGTTCTCCACGACGTGAGCGAGAAGACGCCGGGCACGCTGCTCGTGGCGCGGCTGCACGTCGACCTGTGCAGGCTCGCCAGCGCCATCTGTTGA
- a CDS encoding MoaD/ThiS family protein, giving the protein MAIEVRIPTILRQYTDGKKAVEGTGETLADLFTDLESRHTGIQARIVDGGELRRFVNVYLNDEDVRFLDGISTKLADGDNVTILPAVAGGMA; this is encoded by the coding sequence ATGGCCATCGAGGTCCGCATCCCGACCATCCTCCGCCAGTACACCGACGGCAAGAAGGCGGTGGAGGGCACCGGAGAGACCCTCGCCGATCTCTTCACCGACCTCGAGAGCCGGCACACGGGCATCCAGGCCCGCATCGTGGACGGCGGCGAACTGCGCCGCTTCGTCAACGTCTACCTCAACGACGAGGACGTCCGCTTCCTCGACGGCATCAGCACCAAGCTCGCCGACGGCGACAACGTGACGATCCTGCCGGCCGTGGCCGGCGGCATGGCCTGA